Genomic segment of Hydra vulgaris chromosome 08, alternate assembly HydraT2T_AEP:
ttttggattttgataatttttcctGACTTATACATTTTAGATATGCATAGCCAATTCTCTTAATTCTAATCAATAGATTTAAGGGCCAGACACTATGCAAAATTATTACcctttttttatcaattgatATTTATTACACTACAGtgtttaaatatcttaaaaagtttttgtttcaaattctttttaaattgttattgttaaatGAGGGAAACATGGTTTATTGTTATAGTTGTTttcgtttatttttattttttattaaactttcaatttagtagtaattaaaatataaatttaatttagatccAAAGATTCGCATTTTTGATTTGGGAAAGAAAAAAACCGATGTCGATGAATTTCCAAAATGTGTCAATCTTGTTTCTGATGAATATGAGCAACTTTCATCAGAAGGTCTTGAGGCCGCAAGAATCTGTGCTAACAAGTATATGATTAAAGTTGCTGGTAAAGATGCTTTTCACATTCGAATGCGTGTTCATCCATATCACATTGTCCGAATCAATAAGATGTTGTCATGTGCCGGGGCTGATAGGCTCCAAACTGGAATGAGAGGTGCTTTTGGTAAACCGCAAGGAACTGTAGCTCGTGTACATATTGGACAACCTTTAATCTCTATTCGTTGTAAAGATGCTCATGAGGCAGTTGCTATTGAAGCTTTAAGAAGAGCCAAGTTTAAGTTCCCTGGTCGTCAAAAGGTttgttttgttgcttttttttttaagtgattatCCTATATGCTATTTAATTAGACAAGCaggaaaaactataaaatatttaataaacttttttaatgtatttttattcagATATTTGTGTCTAAAAAATGGGGTTTTACAAAATGGGACAGAAGTGAATATGAGGAAAGACGCAGAAATGGATCTATTAAACCTGATGGAACcaatgttcaatattttccagACAAGGGACCTTTAAGTCGATGGAAGCACATGCAACAGCAATCTTAATGGCGAAATATATCATGTTAACAAActtctgttttttaatatagtgtAATCCTTTGTTTTTACACGAGGTTTTATTCTTGTGAAAGGAGCAACTTCTTAAATCAGGAAGCTAGAAAGTGATTTAGCGCCCGGTGATTGTTTTATTTCCTTAGTTTTATATGCAAAAAGGAAAAACATTTACTGCAAAAAGTTATATTCAggttgtattttaaaaaattaaggtcttcaaaaggaatttttacaaGACAAATATGATACATGGTTAGATATAGCCTTATTTTCAAGAGTTAAAATGATATGAAATCGCATTGAGCTCCTTGCCCAAAAAACTCGGTTAATTAAAAAGATGATTTTGAATTATctggcaaattattttttgctaagaAAATGATATGGACTCGTGagataaacatgaaaaaagctTAAATCGTAAAAATTGGAATGAGATAcaactataatttattttccTCATTTTGTTTAATATGGGCATAGGATTATGGGCAAATTTCGCATTTGTCGCAAATACTACGTTGTGTTAAAGAAATACAACAGGGGTAAAAGGGCGCGTGTCACATTTTCCAATTATTTGAGTTATGTCCCCTACTAAACATACGCCTGAAGGTTAGTTAAATGTCAAAATCTAACCTAAATAAGGCCTATCTAATGCCACATTTAATGAGCCTAGAAAAACAGTAAGGACACAGCGACTTTCAAAGATAAAATTTCATATATCTCAAAAGCATTTATTCCCGTGTTGTCTTCAAATAAATT
This window contains:
- the LOC100215540 gene encoding 60S ribosomal protein L10-like produces the protein MGRRPARCYRYCKNKPYPKSRFCRGVPDPKIRIFDLGKKKTDVDEFPKCVNLVSDEYEQLSSEGLEAARICANKYMIKVAGKDAFHIRMRVHPYHIVRINKMLSCAGADRLQTGMRGAFGKPQGTVARVHIGQPLISIRCKDAHEAVAIEALRRAKFKFPGRQKIFVSKKWGFTKWDRSEYEERRRNGSIKPDGTNVQYFPDKGPLSRWKHMQQQS